One stretch of Prunus persica cultivar Lovell chromosome G1, Prunus_persica_NCBIv2, whole genome shotgun sequence DNA includes these proteins:
- the LOC18793870 gene encoding uncharacterized protein LOC18793870, protein MGEGKGSTLVHLLVIVLSLVAFGFAIAAERQRSVGRIEKDDRTNETYCVYNSDVATGYGVGGFLFLLSGESLLMGITKCMCFGRPLAPGGNRAWSIIYFVSSWTTFLVAEACLIAGATKNAYHTKYRGMIYAQNFSCEALRKGVFISGAVFVVVTMILNVYYYMYFTKATTTQAAHKANHSSSTVGMAGYA, encoded by the exons ATGGGAGAAGGAAAGGGCTCAACTTTGGTGCACCTTCTGGTAATTGTTCTGAGCTTAGTGGCCTTTGGGTTCGCCATTGCTGCTGAGAGACAAAGAAGTGTG GGCCGAATAGAGAAAGATGATCGAACGAATGAAACTTACTGTGTGTATAATTCAGATGTTGCGACTGGTTATGGAGTAGGTGGTTTCTTGTTTCTTCTCTCAGGCGAATCACTCCTCATGGGTATCACAAAGTGCATGTGTTTTGGGAGACCCTTGGCCCCTGGTGGGAATCGAGCTTGGtctattatatattttgtttcatCATG GACAACTTTTCTGGTGGCGGAAGCTTGTCTAATTGCTGGTGCTACAAAAAATGCCTATCACACTAAGTACCGGGGAATGATATATGCTCAGAACTTCTCCTGTGAAGCTTTACGAAAAGGTGTTTTCATTTCTGGAGCGGTATTTGTGGTTGTGACTATGATTCTCAACGTATATTACTACATGTACTTCACCAAGGCAACTACAACTCAGGCAGCTCATAAAGCAAATCATTCGAGCTCAACTGTTGGGATGGCTGGGTATGCATAG
- the LOC18789427 gene encoding homocysteine S-methyltransferase 1 — translation MGLKKATTLLEEVIEKAGGCAVMDGGFATQLERHGAAINDPLWSAVCLIKDPDLIKRVHLEYLEAGADILVTSSYQATIPGFLSRGLSIEEGELLLKKSVKLAVEARNSFWDALKVTPEHQYNRALVAASIGSYGAYLADGSEYSGCYGPQVNVDKLKDFHRRRLQVLVEAGPDLLAFETIPNKLEAQACVELLEEENIQIPSWICFTSVDGENAPSRESFKECLDIINKSNKIHAVGINCAPPHLIQSLICKFKELTNKAIVVYPNSGEIWDGKAKRWLPAKSFDDNNFECFATSWRDAGAKLIGGCCRTTPSTVQVISKALKGNSC, via the exons ATGGGATTGAAGAAAGCGACGACGTTGTTGGAGGAAGTGATAGAGAAAGCAGGAGGTTGTGCTGTGATGGACGGAGGGTTCGCTACCCAGCTGGAGAGACACGGCGCTGCCATCAACGACCCTCTCTGGAGCGCCGTCTGCCTCATCAAAGACCCCGACCTCATCAAGCGg GTCCACTTGGAATACTTGGAAGCCGGCGCAGATATTCTGGTCACTTCATCTTACCAG GCCACAATTCCTGGATTTTTGTCCAGAGGACTGTCCATTGAAGAAGGGGAGTTGTTGCTGAAGAAAAGTGTGAAATTGGCTGTTGAAGCTCGCAACAGTTTCTGGGATGCTCTCAAAGTGACACCTGAGCATCAGTATAACAGGGCTTTGGTTGCTGCCTCTATTGGAAGCTATGGAGCCTATCTTGCTGATGGCTCAGAATATAG TGGATGCTATGGACCCCAAGTGAATGTTGATAAGCTCAAGGATTTCCACCGACGCAGATTGCAAGTTCTTGTGGAAGCAGGTCCTGATTTACTTGCATTTGAGACCATCCCTAATAAGCTTGAAGCTCAG GCCTGCGTTGAGTtgcttgaagaagaaaacattcaAATACCATCTTGGATATGTTTCACCTCTGTAGATGGTGAAAACGCCCCATCCCGAGAGAGCTTCAAGGAATGCCTTGACATAATAAATAAGAGTAACAAAATACATGCAGTGGGAATAAATTGCGCACCTCCTCATTTGATTCAGTCTCTCATCTGCAAATTTAAAGAG TTAACCAATAAAGCAATTGTTGTGTACCCTAATAGTGGTGAGATATGGGATGGCAAAGCTAAAAGATGGCTG CCTGCCAAGAGTTTTGATGACAACAATTTTGAATGCTTTGCAACAAGCTGGCGTGACGCAGGAGCTAAACTCATCGGAGGCTGTTGTCGGACAACACCTTCCACCGTTCAAGTCATTTCTAAGGCTTTAAAAGGAAATTCGTGCTGA
- the LOC18790011 gene encoding uncharacterized protein LOC18790011: MNHCAIQQGNALSACEEMRTCSRDSVVCPKPRRFGLLNATHHDPVRSLRWQLGHQAELYDSKAGSDILDNLLTKGSFGVEQFSCTEIASPHPFFSGSPPSRVANPLIQDARFGDEKLTPSSPLSPTPHPSGLSSSPTTSARKGSFVRASFGSKPAVRVEGFDCLDRDRRNCSIPTLA, encoded by the exons ATGAATCACTGTGCGATTCAGCAAGGCAACGCCCTCTCTGCTTGCGAAGAGATGCGGACTTGTTCAAGAGACTCAGTCGTTTGTCCCAAACCTCGCCGTTTTGGCCTCCTCAACGCCACTCATCACGATCCCGTCAGATCTCTCAGATGGCAGCTTGG CCACCAAGCGGAGCTCTATGATTCAAAAGCAGGGTCTGATATTTTGGACAACCTCCTCACCAAG GGTTCTTTTGGTGTTGAACAATTTTCATGTACAGAAATAGCCTCGCCGCACCCATTTTTCAGCGGGTCGCCGCCGAGCAGAGTAGCTAACCCATTAATTCAGGACGCCCGATTTGGGGATGAGAAGCTCACCCCATCCTCGCCACTGTCACCAACCCCTCACCCGTCGGGCCTATCCTCGTCTCCAACAACTTCTGCAAGGAAAGGAAGCTTTGTTCGGGCCAGTTTTGGGAGCAAACCAGCAGTGAGGGTGGAGGGGTTTGATTGCCTGGACAGGGATCGACGTAATTGCAGCATCCCTACCCTGGCATAG
- the LOC18790128 gene encoding zinc finger protein CONSTANS-LIKE 6: MSSNKKVANAVGAKTARACDSCIRKRARWYCAADDAFLCQACDSSVHSANQLARRHERVLLKTASSVKPTDKDDQVSVSDNPAAPSWHGGFTRKARTPRQGKHKSQEGARNRFPQVPEVGADDSNSYDEENEEDQQQLLYRVPVFDPFVAEMCTATTSANSNEEAVANTCDVSKVSSSSPNYNHNGRDGFLLPSDMDLAEFAADVDSMLGRGLEDDECFGMEGLGLMDSKENESNCRVKLEDEEEEEEEEGGTGGVNFMGCELGETPEIDMMREPFVLNFEDYDDSPQSCGEQDDKLGVGMMDTTYSGDHQQHEEVHTGASKSGKKKEIFLRLDYEAVITAWDGSPWTSGGRPDFSSECLPDCMGVCGTELHYPYGDLNGLGVHPAMADGGREARVSRYREKRRTRLFSKKIRYEVRKLNAEKRPRMKGRFVKRASFAGSAFPVLTK; this comes from the exons ATGAGCTCCAACAAGAAAGTGGCAAACGCTGTCGGTGCCAAAACGGCAAGAGCGTGCGACAGCTGCATAAGAAAGAGAGCTCGCTGGTACTGTGCTGCCGACGATGCTTTTCTCTGCCAAGCCTGTGACTCCTCCGTACACTCCGCCAACCAGTTAGCTCGCAGACACGAAAGGGTTCTCTTGAAAACGGCGTCGTCGGTCAAACCCACCGATAAGGATGATCAAGTTTCTGTTTCGGACAACCCAGCAGCACCGTCGTGGCACGGTGGCTTCACGAGGAAGGCCCGGACTCCGAGGCAGGGGAAGCACAAATCCCAAGAAGGTGCCCGAAACCGGTTTCCTCAGGTGCCGGAAGTTGGGGCAGACGATAGCAACTCATATGACGAGGAAAACGAAGAAGATCAGCAGCAGCTTCTTTATAGGGTTCCCGTATTCGATCCCTTTGTTGCGGAGATGTGTACTGCTACCACTTCTGCTAATTCCAATGAAGAAGCAGTTGCTAATACTTGTGATGTTTCTAAAGTGAGCTCATCATCACCTAATTATAATCATAACGGTCGTGATGGGTTCCTGCTTCCCAGTGACATGGATCTTGCTGAGTTCGCGGCAGACGTGGATAGTATGTTGGGCAGGGGGCTCGAAGATGACGAGTGTTTTGGGATGGAAGGATTGGGGTTAATGGATTCTAAAGAAAATGAATCGAATTGTAGAGTAAAGCTTGAagacgaggaggaggaggaagaggaggagggggGCACGGGAGGTGTCAATTTTATGGGGTGTGAATTAGGTGAGACGCCGGAGATTGATATGATGAGAGAGCCGTTTGTGTTGAACTTTGAAGACTATGATGACTCGCCGCAGTCGTGCGGCGAACAGGATGACAAACTGGGAGTGGGAATGATGGATACTACTTACAGTGGAGATCATCAACAACATGAGGAGGTGCATACGGGTGCAAGTAAAAGCGGCAAGAAGAAGGAGATATTTTTGAGGCTGGACTACGAGGCAGTGATTACAGCCTGGGATGGCTCTCCTTGGACCTCCGGTGGTCGCCCGGATTTCAGCTCCGAATGCTTGCCTGActgcatg GGTGTATGTGGAACTGAACTTCATTACCCGTACGGAGATCTGAACGGGCTAGGGGTGCACCCGGCAATGGCGGACGGAGGGAGAGAGGCGAGGGTGTCAAGGTACAGAGAAAAGAGGAGGACGAGGCTGTTCTCCAAGAAAATAAGGTACGAAGTGCGGAAGCTGAATGCTGAGAAGAGGCCAAGAATGAAAGGGAGGTTTGTGAAGAGAGCATCCTTTGCAGGATCTGCTTTTCCTGTGCTTACCAAATGA
- the LOC18789951 gene encoding ribulose bisphosphate carboxylase small chain F1, chloroplastic produces MASSMVSSAAVVQRTSSPAQASMVAPFTGLKSASAFPVTRKANNDITSISSNGGRVQCMRVWPPIGLKKFETLSYLPPLSAESLAKEVDYLLRNNWVPTLEFELGNPFVHRENGNSPGYYDGRYWTMWKLPLFGCTDSSQVLKELDEASTTYPNSFIRIIGFDNIRQTQCVSFIAYKPPSF; encoded by the exons atggcttcctccatGGTTTCATCGGCAGCTGTAGTTCAGCGGACTAGCTCCCCTGCTCAGGCCAGCATGGTTGCGCCCTTCACTGGGCTCAAGTCAGCCTCTGCCTTCCCTGTCACCCGCAAGGCCAACAATGATATTACCTCTATCTCCAGCAATGGTGGAAGAGTTCAGTGCATGCGA GTGTGGCCTCCAATTGGATTGAAGAAGTTCGAGACTCTCTCTTACCTTCCTCCCCTATCTGCCGAGTCATTGGCCAAGGAAGTAGATTATCTTCTCCGCAACAACTGGGTTCCCACCTTGGAATTTGAGTTGggg AACCCTTTCGTTCACCGTGAGAACGGCAATTCCCCAGGGTACTATGATGGCCGTTACTGGACAATGTGGAAGCTTCCCTTGTTCGGTTGCACTGATTCTTCTCAGGTGTTGAAGGAGCTCGACGAGGCCAGTACCACTTACCCCAATTCATTCATCAGGATCATCGGATTCGACAACATCCGCCAAACACAGTGCGTTAGTTTCATCGCTTACAAGCCCCCTAGTTTCTAA
- the LOC18792165 gene encoding uncharacterized protein LOC18792165 — translation MNHCAIQQGNALSACEDMRTYSRDSVVCPKPRRFGLLNASPHDPVRSFRWQFGHQAELCDPKAGSDILDNLLTKGSFGVEQFSCTEMASQHPFYSGSPPSRVANPLIQDARFGNEKLTPLSPIPAPSGLSSSPSSSTRKGGFVRANFGSKPAVRVEGFDCLDRDRRNCSIPTLA, via the exons ATGAATCACTGTGCGATACAGCAAGGCAACGCCCTCTCAGCTTGCGAAGACATGAGGACTTATTCAAGAGACTCCGTCGTTTGTCCCAAACCTCGCCGTTTTGGCCTTCTAAACGCCAGCCCTCACGATCCCGTCAGATCTTTCAGATGGCAATTTGG CCACCAAGCGGAGCTCTGTGATCCAAAGGCAGGGTCTGATATTTTGGACAACCTCCTCACAAAG GGATCTTTCGGCGTTGAACAATTTTCGTGTACAGAAATGGCCTCGCAGCACCCATTTTATAGCGGGTCGCCGCCCAGCAGAGTAGCTAACCCATTAATTCAGGACGCTCGATTTGGGAATGAGAAACTCACCCCACTCTCACCAATACCCGCCCCGTCTGGTCTATCCTCGTCTCCTTCGTCATCCACAAGGAAAGGAGGCTTTGTTCGGGCCAATTTTGGGAGCAAACCAGCCGTGAGGGTCGAGGGGTTTGATTGCCTGGATAGGGATAGGAGAAATTGCAGCATCCCTACCCTGGCATAG
- the LOC18788644 gene encoding LOB domain-containing protein 40, which produces MRMSCNGCRVLRKGCSEKCSIRPSIEWIKSPDSQANATLFLAKFYGRAGLLNLINAGSQHLRPAIFKSLLYEACGRIVNPTFGSVGLMSSGSWAQCQAAVDAVLAGSPIAGLDADALNLIPSPPNKSGDIRHVFRDSNSGASRNKVTTRNRFKRSMNRTKTHPGSLTEFATGSHMAQFCNFPDPEDLCPSPEGNGAGGDYDGEVGLELTLGLVPMRLN; this is translated from the exons ATGAGGATGAGCTGCAATGGGTGCAGGGTGCTTCGCAAAGGGTGCAGTGAGAAATGCTCAATCAGGCCCAGCATTGAGTGGATCAAATCCCCTGATTCTCAAGCCAACGCCACTCTTTTTCTTGCCAAATTCTATGGCCGCGCTGGCCTTCTCAACCTCATCAATGCCGGCTCCCAACACCTCCGCCCTG CTATTTTCAAGTCACTTTTGTACGAGGCTTGtggacggattgtgaatccgACATTTGGGTCGGTTGGTTTGATGTCGTCCGGGAGCTGGGCCCAATGCCAAGCAGCCGTTGATGCAGTGCTTGCAGGGTCGCCCATCGCCGGACTTGATGCGGATGCGCTAAACCTTATCCCCAGCCCTCCTAACAAATCCGGCGACATACGCCACGTGTTCAGGGACTCGAACTCGGGGGCTTCTCGTAACAAAGTTACAACCCGGAACAGGTTCAAGAGATCCATGAACAGGACCAAAACCCATCCTGGCTCGCTCACTGAGTTTGCAACCGGGTCACATATGGCTCAATTTTGTAACTTTCCTGACCCGGAAGACTTGTGCCCGAGTCCGGAAGGAAATGGGGCTGGCGGAGATTATGATGGAGAGGTTGGGTTGGAACTGACTCTTGGATTAGTTCCAATGCGTCTTAATTAG
- the LOC18792289 gene encoding uncharacterized protein LOC18792289 — protein sequence MKRQRRVDVGGATMDQGSRFEGTTATTTTTMTMASKKAKKTIDKAAGKEDVRIDGGNHQLGLVAAENLMAGEENYWGCLSGAVVDEQMSWGSIWMPFWDVEFMGEAHYGLFSDVIWDDDIWGLRTTK from the coding sequence ATGAAGAGGCAAAGACGTGTGGATGTTGGTGGTGCCACCATGGATCAAGGATCAAGGTTTGAGGGtacaacagcaacaacaacaacaacaatgacAATGGCAAGCAAGAAGGCTAAGAAAACGATTGACAAGGCTGCAGGGAAAGAAGATGTGAGGATCGACGGTGGAAATCATCAGTTGGGTTTGGTGGCCGCTGAGAATTTGATGGCCGGGGAGGAGAATTACTGGGGTTGTTTGAGTGGTGCTGTGGTGGATGAGCAAATGTCATGGGGTTCAATTTGGATGCCATTTTGGGATGTGGAGTTCATGGGCGAAGCTCATTATGGCTTGTTCAGTGATGTGATTTGGGATGATGACATTTGGGGGTTAAGAACCACCAAATAG
- the LOC18789115 gene encoding protein FLX-like 3: MSGRNRMSRHADGYRGYHDDPRPLMNRGLGHLSVHPAALEEEFAMKHREMQRIVAENRLVIDDNTLLQRELTDAKDEIHRLGQVLPKLRADKEAQSRELIEKGLKLEADLRATEPIKAEVMQLRAEVQKLSALRQELSSQVQGLTQEITRLQAENQQLIPMRADIDGMRNELVETRRAYEYERKASEEQVEQKQAMENNLVSMAREIEKLRAEQLNADRRARERGGGGYGMMNGSPGMRYSRGSYGNGYSSGWGPYDKRGSRR; the protein is encoded by the exons ATGTCCGGGAGAAATCGTATGTCTCGCCATGCTGATGGTTATCGAGGTTACCATGATGATCCTCGACCTCTCATGAACCGAGGACTGGGACACTTGAGTGTACACCCTGCAgctttggaagaagaattTGCAATGAAACACAGAGAAATGCAGCGAATCGTTGCTGAGAACCGGCTTGTAATTGACGATAATACCCTTCTTCAAAGGGAATTGACAGATGCGAAAGATGAGATTCATAGATTGGGGCAGGTCTTACCTAAACTCCGGGCTGACAAAGAGGCACAGTCTAGGGAGCTAATTGAGAAAGGATTGAAGCTAGAAGCTGATCTCCGTGCTACTGAGCCTATAAAGGCAGAGGTTATGCAGTTAAGAGCTGAAGTGCAGAAATTAAGTGCTTTGCGGCAAGAGTTGTCTTCCCAAGTCCAAGGTCTGACACAGGAGATAACTCGATTGCAAGCTGAGAATCAGCAGCTAATTCCCATGAGGGCTGATATTGATGGGATGCGAAACGAGCTTGTTGAGACCAG GAGAGCTTATGAATATGAAAGGAAAGCCAGTGAAGAACAAGTGGAACAAAAGCAAGCAATGGAAAATAACCTTGTTTCCATGGCTCGTGAAATAGAGAAGCTAAGAGCAGAGCAGCTAAATGCAGACAGGAGGGCACGAGAACGAG GTGGTGGAGGTTATGGAATGATGAATGGAAGTCCTGGTATGAGATATTCACGTGGTTCATATGGCAATGGCTACAGCAGTGGTTGGGGACCTTATGATAAGCGTGGTTCACGGCGTTAA